One segment of Terriglobia bacterium DNA contains the following:
- the fdnG gene encoding formate dehydrogenase-N subunit alpha, with protein sequence MTNGWVDIKNTDMMLIMGGNPAENHPCGFKWVVEARKVRNAGLVVVDPRFQRTASQADIFCQIRAGTDVAFLGGLINFAIQNNRFAKEYVTNYTNAALIIKKGFKLPEDGLFSGYDPAAGKYDVSSWNYEEGGNVTGTAAAAIAAGDGPMTAEEAAKQAAAKAAAPPPKVVAVAGKPAPPPPPLGLPPNTAYDTSLEHPRCVFQLMKKHFSRYTPEMVSKITGIQPEQFKKAAELLTSIRKDGDTKKVGTIIYSVGWTQHSNGAQIIRTAAMYQLLMGNVGRAGGGVNALRGHSNIQGATDMAGIFDILPGYLKVPIPADADWASYLKRTTPTTAKPKEWDSFNYWSNTPKFAVSLMKALYGDAAKKENDWAFNYLPRIGDKRFSWTDQWEAMHQGKLKGLIAFGMNGVAIGPNSQKNIDALKKAEWLVVCEIYPEETAEFWQSPGISKDDMAKIKTEVYRLPGAGFAEKDGTFVNSARWLQWKWAALPTPGDARLDHAILASIFLKVRELYQKEKDDPKTKFPDPILNLTWAYSNPASPSLTEIAKEINGKALADLHDEKQTPTDWKAGQQLPGFAWLKDDGTTSCGNWLYCGSWPDAGSNTQRRNPDDPSGLGIHPTWGWSWPMNRRVMYNRASCNLEGKPWDPSRKQVWFNEANGKWAGNDVPDFKPDSNPKDHMGPFIMTPEGLARFFVPLAGLADGPFPEHYEPTESPVDNPLHAKQSTSPVVKKFKTDVDAKQYGTKDKFPYVCTTYRLTEHYHYWTKNNPMNIQLVPEPFVEIPHELAKNLGIKGGDKVKVSSARGVYHCKAMVTHRIKPMQIDGKETFQVGIPIHWGYKGLGDGRPENERGGANILSPTVVDPNAFTPEFKGFLVNIEKA encoded by the coding sequence ATGACCAATGGCTGGGTTGACATCAAGAACACTGACATGATGTTGATCATGGGCGGCAACCCGGCGGAAAACCATCCCTGCGGTTTCAAGTGGGTGGTGGAAGCCAGAAAAGTCCGCAATGCCGGACTGGTGGTGGTGGATCCGCGCTTCCAGCGCACGGCGTCTCAGGCGGACATCTTCTGCCAGATTCGCGCGGGTACAGACGTTGCTTTCCTGGGCGGCCTGATCAATTTCGCCATCCAGAACAACCGCTTTGCCAAGGAATACGTCACCAATTACACCAACGCGGCCCTCATCATCAAGAAGGGCTTCAAGCTGCCGGAAGACGGGCTGTTCTCCGGTTACGATCCCGCGGCCGGAAAGTATGACGTTTCTTCCTGGAACTATGAAGAGGGTGGAAACGTGACCGGCACGGCGGCTGCTGCCATTGCCGCCGGCGACGGCCCCATGACCGCCGAGGAAGCTGCCAAGCAAGCCGCCGCCAAGGCCGCTGCTCCGCCACCCAAGGTTGTGGCTGTGGCCGGCAAACCTGCTCCGCCGCCACCGCCCCTGGGTCTTCCGCCCAACACCGCGTATGACACGTCTCTTGAACATCCCCGCTGCGTTTTCCAGCTGATGAAGAAACACTTCTCCCGCTACACGCCGGAGATGGTCTCCAAAATCACTGGTATTCAGCCGGAGCAATTCAAGAAAGCCGCGGAACTGTTGACCTCCATCCGCAAAGATGGCGACACCAAGAAAGTCGGCACCATCATTTACTCGGTGGGCTGGACGCAGCACAGCAATGGCGCGCAGATCATTCGCACTGCGGCCATGTATCAACTGCTCATGGGCAACGTGGGACGCGCCGGTGGCGGCGTGAACGCCCTGCGCGGCCACTCCAACATCCAGGGCGCAACCGATATGGCCGGCATCTTTGACATTCTGCCCGGCTATCTCAAGGTGCCAATCCCCGCGGATGCTGACTGGGCGTCGTACCTCAAGCGCACAACCCCGACCACGGCCAAACCCAAGGAGTGGGACTCGTTCAACTACTGGTCCAACACTCCCAAGTTTGCCGTTTCCTTGATGAAGGCCCTGTACGGAGACGCCGCCAAGAAGGAAAACGACTGGGCTTTCAACTATCTCCCCAGAATCGGCGACAAGCGGTTCTCCTGGACCGACCAGTGGGAAGCCATGCACCAGGGCAAACTTAAAGGCCTGATTGCCTTTGGCATGAATGGCGTGGCCATTGGACCCAACTCCCAGAAGAACATTGATGCTTTGAAGAAAGCTGAATGGCTGGTGGTCTGCGAGATCTATCCGGAGGAAACCGCCGAATTCTGGCAATCTCCGGGAATCTCTAAAGACGATATGGCCAAAATCAAGACTGAGGTCTACCGTCTGCCCGGCGCAGGCTTCGCTGAGAAGGACGGCACCTTCGTCAACTCGGCGCGCTGGCTGCAGTGGAAGTGGGCCGCATTGCCCACTCCGGGAGACGCGCGGCTCGATCACGCCATCCTGGCCAGCATCTTCCTCAAGGTCCGCGAACTGTATCAGAAGGAGAAAGACGATCCCAAGACCAAGTTCCCGGACCCCATCCTGAATCTGACCTGGGCTTACAGCAATCCGGCCAGCCCGTCGCTCACCGAGATCGCCAAGGAGATCAACGGAAAAGCGCTGGCTGATCTGCATGATGAAAAACAGACGCCCACGGATTGGAAAGCCGGCCAACAGCTTCCCGGCTTTGCCTGGCTGAAAGACGATGGCACCACGTCCTGCGGCAACTGGCTGTACTGCGGTTCCTGGCCGGACGCCGGTTCCAACACGCAACGTCGCAACCCAGACGATCCTTCCGGCCTTGGCATCCACCCCACCTGGGGTTGGTCATGGCCGATGAATCGCCGCGTCATGTACAACCGCGCCTCCTGCAACCTGGAAGGCAAACCCTGGGATCCCAGCCGCAAGCAGGTCTGGTTCAATGAGGCCAATGGGAAATGGGCCGGCAATGACGTCCCCGACTTCAAGCCGGATTCCAATCCCAAAGACCACATGGGCCCGTTCATCATGACTCCAGAAGGCCTGGCCCGCTTCTTTGTGCCGCTGGCCGGACTGGCCGATGGTCCGTTCCCTGAGCACTACGAGCCCACAGAGAGCCCGGTTGACAACCCGCTGCATGCCAAGCAGTCCACCAGTCCGGTGGTGAAGAAGTTCAAGACCGACGTGGACGCCAAGCAGTACGGTACCAAGGACAAGTTCCCGTACGTTTGCACCACGTACCGGCTGACCGAGCACTACCACTACTGGACCAAGAACAATCCCATGAACATCCAGCTGGTTCCTGAGCCGTTCGTGGAAATTCCACACGAACTGGCGAAGAACCTTGGAATCAAAGGCGGCGACAAGGTCAAAGTCAGCTCAGCCCGTGGCGTTTACCACTGCAAGGCCATGGTGACCCACCGGATCAAGCCGATGCAGATTGATGGAAAGGAGACTTTCCAGGTCGGAATACCCATTCACTGGGGCTACAAGGGGCTTGGCGACGGCCGTCCTGAAAACGAACGCGGCGGCGCCAACATCTTGTCCCCCACAGTCGTTGATCCCAACGCATTCACCCCGGAGTTTAAAGGCTTCCTGGTGAACATCGAGAAAGCCTAA
- the fdxH gene encoding formate dehydrogenase subunit beta, whose product MSNGTLEVKAISGHRGGTPGKGVSRDYDVCKLVDTTTCIGCKACEVACLEWNGYDFRETTFADTYQTMPDTAWNFWNLIRFDERPSDDGTMQWLMRKDQCMHCAEPGCLVACPADGAIVQYSNGIVDFNQEHCIGCQYCVTGCPFNIPKFNAETKKVYKCTLCSDRVGAGLEPACIKSCPTGCLHFGSKEDMLFEANKRVTQLHDKTSWKKAGIYDPDGVGGTHVIYVLGDATRPEDYGGLPANPTVPFFVKMWKGPLKWLGGIAMGLGVAALFGHYVRYGPKPLDGADGGSKQ is encoded by the coding sequence ATGAGCAATGGAACATTGGAAGTGAAAGCAATTTCCGGCCATCGCGGCGGCACGCCCGGAAAAGGCGTTTCCCGCGACTACGACGTGTGCAAGCTGGTGGACACCACCACTTGCATCGGTTGCAAAGCCTGCGAGGTGGCTTGCCTGGAGTGGAACGGTTACGACTTCCGCGAAACCACCTTCGCTGATACCTATCAGACCATGCCGGATACGGCGTGGAATTTCTGGAACCTGATCCGCTTTGACGAGCGTCCCAGCGACGATGGCACCATGCAATGGCTCATGCGCAAAGACCAGTGCATGCATTGCGCTGAGCCGGGCTGCCTGGTCGCTTGCCCTGCCGATGGCGCCATCGTGCAATACAGCAACGGCATTGTGGACTTCAACCAGGAACACTGCATCGGCTGCCAGTATTGCGTCACCGGCTGCCCGTTCAATATTCCTAAATTCAATGCGGAAACCAAGAAAGTCTATAAGTGCACCTTGTGTTCTGACCGCGTAGGCGCCGGGCTGGAACCGGCTTGCATCAAATCGTGTCCCACCGGCTGCCTGCACTTTGGCAGCAAGGAAGACATGCTGTTTGAAGCCAACAAACGCGTGACCCAGCTCCACGACAAAACGTCCTGGAAGAAGGCCGGCATCTATGATCCAGACGGCGTAGGCGGCACCCACGTGATCTATGTGCTGGGCGATGCCACGCGGCCTGAGGACTACGGCGGGCTGCCTGCCAATCCCACGGTCCCGTTCTTCGTCAAGATGTGGAAAGGCCCGCTCAAGTGGTTGGGCGGAATCGCCATGGGACTGGGCGTCGCTGCCCTGTTCGGCCACTACGTTCGTTACGGACCGAAACCCCTGGATGGAGCCGATGGAGGGAGCAAACAATGA
- a CDS encoding formate dehydrogenase subunit gamma, with protein sequence MSSNIVVRHGTDLRADEVVRYTLKERMCHWISGVSYLYLLFTGMALFTPYMYWIAIVLGGGATIRFWHPWAGLIFTASLLWMQNMWGGDMKVTDDDRKWSKTIEAYVTNRDEQVAPAGHFNHGQKQFYWVMFIGGMVLLITGVVMWFPELMPRGAHWVLSLVVFLHCVGALATIGGFMIHVYMGLFFVSGGLHGILWGRVPASWAKAHHRLWYDKVAGSDRDRVSTK encoded by the coding sequence ATGAGCAGCAACATTGTTGTCCGTCACGGAACTGATCTTCGCGCCGACGAGGTTGTCCGCTATACCCTCAAGGAGCGTATGTGCCACTGGATCTCAGGAGTGTCTTATCTATACCTCCTGTTCACCGGAATGGCCCTTTTCACGCCTTACATGTACTGGATTGCCATCGTGCTGGGCGGCGGAGCCACCATCCGCTTCTGGCATCCCTGGGCCGGATTGATCTTCACCGCCAGCTTGCTGTGGATGCAAAACATGTGGGGCGGGGACATGAAGGTCACCGACGATGACCGCAAATGGAGCAAGACGATTGAGGCCTACGTCACCAACCGCGATGAACAGGTGGCCCCAGCCGGGCACTTCAATCACGGTCAGAAACAGTTCTACTGGGTCATGTTCATCGGCGGGATGGTCCTTCTGATTACCGGCGTGGTCATGTGGTTCCCGGAACTGATGCCGCGTGGCGCCCACTGGGTGCTGTCGCTGGTGGTTTTTCTCCATTGCGTCGGCGCGCTGGCCACCATCGGCGGGTTCATGATCCACGTCTACATGGGCTTGTTCTTCGTCTCCGGCGGTCTCCACGGGATTTTGTGGGGACGGGTGCCGGCGAGTTGGGCCAAAGCGCATCACCGGCTCTGGTACGACAAAGTCGCGGGGAGCGACCGCGACCGCGTATCAACGAAGTAA
- a CDS encoding formate dehydrogenase accessory protein FdhE — MLKFYQQLARFQKSIHHDLASAGEHDASMLMPYFSPLLSLVKQSGSPALQQAADALEKETPQSRLELVQSIWQQEPESRDLAPEFAFFAKALLQPYAEFLSERTAAVETDSGQVRCPFCASAPQFAVLRPEGDGGKRSLVCSLCFKEWTFRRLVCPGCGEENKDKLPVFIAEDFNFIRVEACDTCHTYIKSFDLTKDGRVVPVVDELASVSLNLWAAEHKYQKLAPNLFGV, encoded by the coding sequence ATGCTGAAGTTTTATCAGCAGCTTGCCCGCTTTCAAAAGTCCATCCATCACGATCTTGCTTCCGCCGGCGAGCATGACGCTTCCATGCTCATGCCGTATTTTTCTCCGCTGCTTTCACTGGTCAAGCAGTCCGGTTCTCCGGCGTTGCAGCAGGCCGCTGACGCGCTGGAGAAGGAAACCCCGCAGAGCCGCCTGGAACTGGTGCAGAGCATCTGGCAGCAGGAGCCCGAGAGCCGCGACCTGGCCCCCGAATTCGCTTTCTTCGCCAAGGCCCTCCTGCAGCCATATGCTGAGTTTCTATCGGAGAGAACGGCCGCCGTGGAAACCGACTCGGGACAGGTAAGGTGCCCGTTTTGCGCCTCGGCCCCGCAGTTTGCCGTCTTGCGGCCGGAGGGCGATGGAGGAAAACGCTCCCTGGTATGCTCGCTCTGTTTCAAGGAGTGGACGTTTCGCCGTCTGGTGTGTCCGGGTTGCGGCGAAGAGAACAAAGACAAATTGCCGGTGTTTATCGCTGAGGACTTCAACTTCATCCGCGTTGAAGCCTGCGACACCTGTCACACTTACATCAAGTCTTTTGATCTAACCAAGGACGGCCGCGTGGTCCCGGTGGTGGACGAACTGGCGTCGGTTTCGCTCAACCTCTGGGCCGCGGAACACAAGTATCAGAAGCTTGCCCCGAACTTGTTTGGTGTTTGA
- a CDS encoding DUF308 domain-containing protein — translation MIRLLINNWWLLAIRGGFALAFAVFVFVFQPFLSTLFLKAVALTGLTVLFGLFASVCGMATILAALRGAERKRGLGLLLADGIAVTAAGLVLLLAPGLTLWHVVRIIAATAAIVGLLEIAISVRLRRHLLDEWLLMAGGVASVAFAVFLFFGGLTEVSEVLNWTGGYALVNGAAMVGLALRLRSLRNSVHAMADAGAAGGTAAGHSGA, via the coding sequence ATGATCCGCCTCCTGATCAACAATTGGTGGCTGCTGGCAATCCGTGGCGGCTTCGCGCTGGCGTTTGCCGTTTTTGTCTTTGTGTTTCAGCCTTTCTTGTCCACACTTTTCCTGAAGGCGGTAGCACTTACTGGTTTGACCGTGCTGTTTGGCCTGTTTGCCTCGGTGTGCGGCATGGCTACCATCCTTGCCGCCCTGCGTGGCGCGGAGCGCAAACGCGGCCTGGGACTGCTGCTGGCCGACGGCATCGCGGTTACCGCGGCCGGACTGGTTCTGTTGCTGGCGCCGGGATTGACGCTATGGCACGTTGTCCGCATCATCGCCGCGACGGCAGCGATCGTCGGGCTGCTGGAGATCGCCATCAGCGTGCGCTTGCGCAGACACTTACTGGACGAATGGCTGCTGATGGCGGGAGGCGTGGCTTCAGTGGCGTTTGCCGTGTTTCTCTTTTTTGGCGGCCTGACTGAGGTTTCCGAGGTGCTGAACTGGACTGGCGGGTATGCTCTGGTCAACGGCGCAGCCATGGTGGGCTTGGCGCTCCGGCTGCGGAGCCTGCGCAATTCTGTTCACGCGATGGCCGACGCCGGCGCGGCCGGCGGAACTGCCGCGGGGCACTCCGGGGCTTGA
- a CDS encoding bifunctional acetate--CoA ligase family protein/GNAT family N-acetyltransferase — protein sequence MTIKPEVVREKQARDQGNPAWPPSPLAPIFYPRTIAVIGATEKPASVGRTILRNLLEHPPGATIFPINPHRSNVMGIRCYPNIAAIGEPVDLAIVVTPAATVPDVLRECAGAGVRGAVVISAGFAETGAAGKELENQIREILSTSRMRLVGPNCVGVMNPRTGLNATFAQSNALPGNIAFLSQSGALCTAILDWSRRENVGFSGFVSVGSMLDVSWGDLIYHFGDDAYTSSILIYMESISDARSFLSAAREVSLRKPIIVIKPGRTEAARKAAASHTGAMTGADEVFEAAFRRCGILRVATIGELFDMAEVLSKQPRPQGPRLAVVTNAGGAGVLATDALLAAGGQLAEISAETKEELNKLLPQAWSHSNPVDTLGDSGPEVYAKAVGIVARDPGCDAVLSILAPQGMTEPETAATILSHTADGTKKPLLASWMGGSRMQLAANVLNDAKIPTFEYPDAAARCFAYMWRYTSNLQALYEAPEFTGDLPEDGPKRVAGIIAEALSKNRTLLTEHESRQILAAYELPVTASKLALTADEAAKAADAIGFPVVVKLHSEKVTHKSDRGGVQLNLQNAEAVRAAFAKIESEFSRDNSFQGVTVQPMINTSGGCELILGSSTDPQFGPVMVFGMGGQLVEVLRDLAHALPPLTTTLARRMMEHTKILRALKGVRGNKPVDLEKLEELLVRFSELVVENPRIADIEINPLLAGPEGILALDARVILHPATVKDAQLPRPAIRPYPSQYVSTWESEGTMFTLRPIRPDDESLMVDFHHQLSETSVYLRFFLPLKVDVRTTHERLFTKCFIDYDREIALVAEYNDEAGARRIAGVARMIRKHSDSSAEVAFLIADHFQNRGLGTHLLDRMIHIARKEGISALEGVTLSDNYGMKDMFARMGFQFSPPEDGVVTAVLPLT from the coding sequence ATGACCATCAAACCGGAAGTTGTCAGAGAAAAGCAGGCGCGGGACCAGGGCAATCCGGCCTGGCCTCCCAGCCCGCTGGCGCCGATTTTCTATCCCCGAACCATCGCGGTGATCGGGGCCACGGAAAAGCCGGCGAGCGTGGGCCGCACGATATTGCGCAACCTGCTGGAGCACCCGCCGGGAGCCACCATTTTCCCCATCAATCCGCACCGCAGCAACGTGATGGGGATCCGGTGTTATCCCAACATCGCGGCCATCGGCGAGCCCGTGGACCTGGCAATCGTCGTCACTCCGGCCGCCACGGTGCCGGACGTCCTGCGGGAGTGCGCCGGCGCTGGCGTACGCGGGGCCGTGGTGATCTCAGCGGGCTTTGCCGAGACTGGCGCCGCAGGCAAGGAATTGGAAAACCAGATCCGGGAAATACTGTCCACCAGCCGCATGCGTCTGGTGGGACCCAACTGCGTGGGCGTGATGAATCCGCGCACCGGGCTGAACGCCACGTTTGCCCAATCCAACGCTCTGCCCGGCAATATCGCGTTCCTGAGCCAGAGCGGCGCGCTGTGTACAGCGATTCTGGACTGGAGCCGCCGGGAAAACGTGGGCTTCAGCGGATTTGTCTCCGTGGGCTCCATGCTGGACGTGAGCTGGGGCGACCTGATCTACCACTTTGGCGACGACGCTTACACCTCGAGCATTTTGATCTACATGGAGTCCATCAGCGACGCGCGCTCATTTCTTTCCGCGGCGCGGGAAGTCTCCTTGCGCAAGCCGATCATTGTGATCAAGCCGGGCCGCACGGAAGCGGCGCGCAAGGCCGCGGCGTCGCACACCGGCGCCATGACCGGCGCGGATGAAGTCTTTGAAGCCGCGTTTCGCCGTTGCGGTATCCTGCGCGTGGCCACCATCGGCGAATTGTTTGACATGGCTGAAGTGCTGAGCAAGCAGCCCCGCCCGCAGGGACCGCGCCTGGCGGTGGTGACCAATGCCGGCGGCGCAGGCGTGCTGGCCACCGACGCCCTGTTGGCGGCGGGCGGACAACTGGCAGAGATTTCCGCGGAAACCAAGGAAGAGCTCAATAAGCTGCTGCCCCAGGCCTGGAGCCACTCGAATCCGGTGGACACGCTGGGGGACTCGGGTCCGGAAGTTTATGCCAAGGCGGTGGGTATTGTGGCGCGCGATCCCGGCTGCGATGCCGTACTTTCCATTCTGGCGCCGCAAGGCATGACCGAGCCGGAAACGGCTGCTACGATTCTCAGCCACACGGCGGATGGCACCAAGAAGCCGCTGCTGGCCAGTTGGATGGGCGGCTCCCGCATGCAACTTGCGGCCAACGTGCTGAATGACGCCAAGATTCCAACGTTCGAGTACCCTGACGCCGCCGCCCGCTGCTTCGCTTACATGTGGCGCTACACGTCCAACCTGCAAGCGCTTTATGAAGCACCGGAGTTCACCGGCGATCTGCCCGAAGACGGCCCCAAACGCGTGGCCGGCATCATCGCGGAGGCGCTGAGCAAGAACCGCACCCTGCTCACGGAGCACGAATCCCGCCAGATCCTGGCAGCCTATGAGCTGCCGGTTACAGCATCAAAACTTGCTCTCACCGCAGATGAGGCAGCGAAGGCGGCGGACGCCATCGGCTTCCCTGTCGTGGTCAAGCTGCATTCGGAAAAAGTCACCCACAAGTCTGACCGCGGGGGCGTCCAGCTGAACCTGCAAAACGCCGAGGCCGTGCGCGCGGCATTCGCCAAAATTGAAAGTGAGTTTAGCCGTGACAACAGCTTCCAGGGCGTGACCGTGCAGCCGATGATCAACACCAGCGGCGGTTGCGAGCTGATTCTGGGCAGCTCCACGGACCCGCAATTCGGCCCGGTGATGGTGTTCGGCATGGGCGGCCAATTGGTGGAAGTGCTGCGCGACCTGGCCCATGCTCTGCCTCCGCTCACCACCACGCTGGCGCGCCGCATGATGGAACACACAAAGATTCTGCGGGCGCTGAAGGGCGTCCGCGGCAACAAACCCGTGGACCTGGAAAAGCTGGAGGAGCTGCTGGTGCGCTTCAGCGAACTGGTGGTGGAGAACCCGCGCATTGCCGACATTGAGATCAATCCGCTGCTGGCCGGGCCGGAAGGCATCCTGGCGCTCGACGCGCGCGTGATCCTGCATCCGGCCACGGTGAAAGACGCTCAGTTGCCGCGTCCGGCGATACGGCCCTATCCCAGCCAGTATGTTTCCACCTGGGAAAGCGAAGGAACCATGTTTACGCTGCGTCCTATCCGGCCGGACGATGAGTCGCTCATGGTGGACTTCCATCATCAGCTCTCTGAAACCAGCGTTTACCTGCGCTTCTTCTTGCCTCTGAAGGTGGACGTGAGGACCACCCACGAGCGGTTGTTCACCAAGTGCTTTATTGACTACGATCGCGAGATCGCGCTGGTGGCGGAGTACAACGATGAAGCCGGGGCCCGCCGCATCGCCGGCGTGGCGCGCATGATCCGTAAGCATTCCGATAGCAGCGCTGAAGTCGCGTTCCTGATCGCCGACCACTTCCAGAACCGCGGTCTGGGCACGCACCTGCTGGATCGGATGATCCATATCGCGCGCAAAGAAGGTATTTCCGCCCTGGAAGGCGTGACCCTCTCCGACAATTACGGGATGAAAGACATGTTCGCCCGGATGGGCTTCCAGTTTTCTCCTCCGGAAGATGGCGTGGTGACGGCGGTGTTGCCGCTGACGTGA